The window TTTTATATTTAGATTCATTAGTAGGCTCTAGTTCTGGCACATTTAGTTCTAAGTAATCGGATAATAACTTTAGGTTAACCCGGTGGTGATAGTCAGATTTTAGTTCCATTTCTATTTGATATTCTTGGTGACTGGTATCATTAAAACCTTTATATTCCACATCATCAAATACCATTTCAAATTTAACATTATTTTTGAATACTGATATTTGTTTTCTGTTATTTTTAATGGTTAAGGTATTTTGGAGACGTGTCCAGATGCTTGATTCCTTCAGTTCTGGGAGGTACTTAACAATATAGTCTTTATAATTGTTAATGTCGTTTTCTTTTATGGTTAACTCATATTCAAATCGTTGGCTTTGGCTTTCTTCTTCGTATTCTTCATGGTTATTTTTCCTAGTAGGGGTTTTTATTGTTAAAATGTAGTTTGTGCCTTTATTCCTAATTCTTAATGTTCTGTTTGAACCATATAAGATTTTATCATCGGTATCATAGTAGTAATCTTCTTGTTTAGCAACTGTATCTGGTTCTGAAATTTCATATTCTTCCCAGTTCTTTAAAACAGTTAGTACCTTATCAAAAATATTACTTGCCGGTACAATATATTTTTTTTCAATCTCTATATGATTTCGGTTATTATATAGTTTTACTAAATTATTGATATCATCTGTAGCTGCAGACTGTTTGTCATCAATTTCTTTAAGACATTTAAGAAGTTCTGTGTTTATAAATACCATGTTCTTGTCACCTTTCATGTCTTCAGTAACGATTTGGGCAATTTTAAATAGGTCACTGATTGTACCGTTATTTCTAAGCACCCAAATATTATCTTTTAGGTCTTTGTAGATTACATGCCCTACTTTATTCTCTAACCAAAAGTATTCATCGTTAAGATCGGTTACTTGATAGTTATAATTTTGTAATATTTGTATAAGTTCCTTTTTAAACTCTTCTATATCAGTATCTGTATTGTCGAGTAACTCTAGTTGAGCATACTTCTTTCTATCTATAAAAACTGTGCATAAAGCTGATAATATTGCATCATTATGTTTTTTCCATTTAGAAAATAGGGCAATTAAGACAGCGTCGTCTAAATCAACATATTCTTTCACAGTGATTTCTTTACCTTCGAATATAGAGACGATAGCTTCGGGAAGATATGCTTCCCCTAATAGTTTCTGATTGTATAATTCATAAGCTCTGCGTAATATTTTTTTAACGACTAGCTCCATTTGGCATTTAAAATTGTGGTAGTAAACTTGCCCG is drawn from Peptococcaceae bacterium 1198_IL3148 and contains these coding sequences:
- a CDS encoding CYTH domain-containing protein, which codes for MIKNYSHIKGKIIRDAVHGDISIPENFLQIIDTPEFQRLRRIRQLSTAYMLFPSADHTRFAHSIGTFHVMKMMIDHFTPILADMNIEIDQRDVQLALGVALLHDIGHGPFSHAFENALPNSNYKKMHEDWTTDIITSPASNIYKVLVKNFDSDFPNDLAGLIKKEREVKDNKFDVRTSKKIDLFFILSSLISSQLDADRMDYLLRDSFFTGVSLGQFDISRLIKSLTITVHKDNFYVCVLEKYLPIIEDYLLARYQMHGQVYYHNFKCQMELVVKKILRRAYELYNQKLLGEAYLPEAIVSIFEGKEITVKEYVDLDDAVLIALFSKWKKHNDAILSALCTVFIDRKKYAQLELLDNTDTDIEEFKKELIQILQNYNYQVTDLNDEYFWLENKVGHVIYKDLKDNIWVLRNNGTISDLFKIAQIVTEDMKGDKNMVFINTELLKCLKEIDDKQSAATDDINNLVKLYNNRNHIEIEKKYIVPASNIFDKVLTVLKNWEEYEISEPDTVAKQEDYYYDTDDKILYGSNRTLRIRNKGTNYILTIKTPTRKNNHEEYEEESQSQRFEYELTIKENDINNYKDYIVKYLPELKESSIWTRLQNTLTIKNNRKQISVFKNNVKFEMVFDDVEYKGFNDTSHQEYQIEMELKSDYHHRVNLKLLSDYLELNVPELEPTNESKYKRGLSLTS